CACCTCGTCTTCAGCACCTACTCCGCCTGCCAGGCCCCGAGCGCCGACCTCCGGCTGGCCGCGCTGCTGGGCCTCCGCCCCACGGTGAGCCGCACCATGCTCAGCCTCCACGGCTGCTACGGAGGCGGCAGGGCGCTGAGCCTTGCCAAGGAGCTGGCCGAGAACAACCGCGGCGCGCGCGTCCTCGTCGCGTGCTCCGAGATGACGCTCGTCTGCTTCGGAGCGCCCGACGGCGGCAACATCGTCGGCCACGCGCTCTTCGGTGACGGAGCCGGCGCCGTCGTCGTCGGGGCCGGCCCTTTCCTCGACGGCGAGCGGCGCCCGATCTTCGAGATGGTGTCCGCCACGCAGACCACGATTCCCAGGACGGAGCACGCGCTGGGCATGCGGGTCTCCGGGGGCGGCATCGACTTCCACCTGGCCATCCAGGTGCCCACGCTCGTCGGGCAGAACGTGGAGCAGTGCCTCGTCGATGCGTTCCGTGGCGCCATTGTCGACGACGACGACCACGACGGTGGTGCTGCTCCTCCGCCGCCATCCCCATGCTCTGGGAATGGGAACGGGAGGTGGAACGACCTCTTCTGGGCGGTGCACCCAGGAGGGCGTCCGATCCTGGACAAGATAGACAAGGTGCTGATGCTGGAGGCGGAGAAGCTGGCGGCCAGCCGGCATGTGCTCCGCGAGTACGGCAACCTGAGCGGCGCCACGATCGTGTTCGTGCTTGACGAGCTGCGCCGGGGCCGGAGCCCGCTGCCGGAGTGGGGTGCACTGCTGGCCTTCGGACCGGGAATCACGATCGAGGCCATGGTGCTCCGCTGTCCACGCTAGCTAGATGGTCCATCCATCCACGGCCGGTGCCCATATTCATCCCAGGGCTACTTACATACGTATACGTATTTGTGTGTACGCGTGTGCCATACAAAGTGCACAAGTCATCAGCCAACTGAGTAGTAGTCAAAGAAGGCAGACAGCCACGTCACATATATACCTCTGTCAGTCATGCACCTAAGCTTTCAGTCCAGCCATGTCCCACACGACTAGCTACTCCTAATTATGTACCTGGGTGTAATATGATTCAAAAAATGAGTAAATGGGTGAAATAAAATGCAGACCTATATAAAGGCACTCCAAATATTTTCTAGCAGTCCACATGTTTTCTAGCTATATGCACCTGTATGTTATCAAGGTACGTAAAAGATGCAAACTGAACATAACTCAGATGATTAGGTTATTTGTGGTGGAACCAGCCCACCAGGATTGTGCTAGTTAGGTGCTCATATTTTTATGGATTTATTCAGTCTTTCCGGCGATGTTCGTTCAATGGGAGGAGACGATTCTGTCGACTACGGAGGCGTCTGTGGTGACTTCATCAATCTCAAGATGAGTTTCAGTTCAGCCTCTCGGAGGGCTTGGCTGCAACTCAAAGCTAATAATAGTTACATATTTCGGTTTTTGAATACCAAGCAAGTAGCAAGAGAATCGGAAATCCGTTCGTGCTCTCCCGGGAGCACGCGCTCCTGCGCGtgaaaatattttttgaaatgccAAAAAAGTTCCAACAAAAATTATATGTGTTCTTTGTCACATACAAATTTGTAGGCAAAAATATGAAATATTTTGGCCTGTGCAAAAAAAAACACCAGATGTTACCCCAAAATGTCACTCTATTTATTTTTTCATCGGCAAAACACCGCTGCTCCGTTTCGCATGAAAATTTTCAAGGATGTTTGCGACACTAACTTGAACATCTacaaaaaaatcagaattttgtGAAAATATTTACTATTTTTTTTGTTTACTATTCACGCaggatgatacgtccattttgcatcatgcttttatatcgatatttattgcattatgggctattattacacattatgtcacaatacttatgcttattctctcttattttacaaggtttacatgaagagggagaatgccggcagcaggaattctgggctggaaaaggagcaaatattagagacctgttctgcacaactccaaaagtcatgaTCACATGCGAGATTGTATCATCATGTTAATATGGAGGATATGGTCTATGCGGTCGGATTTGACTCACGGTAAAGCAGTCCCACCTGTGGAGGTGACAACGGAGTACTTACAGAGCTACAAGTCCTCTTTGCAGCAGTCTAGAAAATTCACTACCGAGGAGATCATGAAAGGAAAGATGCCAATGAGGGAGGAGGCCCCGGTGAAACAGCGACCCGCAGCTACACCTCAACCCTGGCCGAAGCCACCCGAGGGGTGGGTGGCCTTATCACTAGATGGAGCTTTTGATAGCTCAGACGGGTCAGCGGCGACGGGTATGATTTTACGGCGATCCGATGGGAGTGTTATTTTTGCAGCCTACAGATGCATCTTCAATTGCAATGATGCCTTGGAGGCCGAGATACATGCCTTAATGCAAGGCATGGCCTTGGCTATTCAACACTCGGAACGGCCGGTTATTGTCCAGTCCGACTCCTCGGAAGCTCTACTAGCGTTGAAAGGAGACAGTCTTTCCCGTTCCTCTTATGGACATTTAGTTGCTGAGATCCATCGTCTTATGGGTGAAAGGGAGTTTATTCCTTCGAAGGTTAAACGTGATCAAAATAGGGTAGCAGATCGGCTGGCGTTCTATAGTCGTACGGAGAGTACTGCTGTTGTATGGCTAGGTAGGAGTCCACCCTGTGTGGAGGAACTTGTGCCACTCGATTGTATCTCTATTGCTCTAGAATAAAATCCTTTTACCCTCGCAAAAAAAgtcttgaaacttcacggaggcactttttggaattaataaaaaatactggcgaaagaatcaaccgaaggggcccacaccctggccacgagggtgggggcgcgccctaccccctgggtgtgccccctgcctcgtgagcCCCCTAGCAGGCCTTCGGAGTCCATCTTTTTCTATACGAAGTCTTTTGCCCTAGAAAAAATcggaaggaagctttcgggacgaagcgccgccgtctcgaggcggaaccttggcggaaccaatctaggactccggcggagctgttctgccggggaaacatccctccgggatggggaaatcatcaccatcgtcatcaccatcgatcctctcatcgggagggggtcaatctccatcaacatcttcaccagcaccatctcatctcaaaccctagttcatctcttgtatccgatctttgtctcaaaacctcagattggtacctgtgggttgctagtagtgttgattactccttgtagttgatgctagttggtttattcggtggaagatcatatgttcagatcctttatgcatattaatatccctctgattatgaacattaatatgatttgtgagtagttatgtttgttcctgaggacatgggagaagtcttgctataagtagtcatgtgaatttggtatccgttcgatattttgatgagatgtatgttctctttcctctagtggtgttatgtgaacgtcgactacatgacacttcaccattatttgggcctaggggaaggcattgggaagtaataagtagatgatgggttgctagagtgacagaagcttaaacaccctagtttatgcgttgcttcgtaaggggctgatttggatccacatgtttcatgctatggttaggtttaccttaattcttctttcgtagttgcggatgcttgcgagaggggttgatcataagtgggatgcttttccaaggaagggcagtacccaagcaccggtctacccacatatcaaattatcaaagtaacgaacgcgaatcatatgagcatgatgaaaactagcttgacgataattcccatgtgtcctcgggagcgttttcctttatataagagtttgtccaggcttgtcctttgttacaaaaaggattgggccactttgctgcaccttgtttacttttgttatttgttacccgttacaaattaccttatcacaaaactatatgttaccgataatttcagtgcttgcggagaataccttattgaaaaccgcttatcatttcattctgctcctcgttgggttcgacactcttacttatcgaaaggactacgatagatcccctatacttgtgggtcatcaacactcttttctggcgccgttgccggggagtgaagcgcctttggtaagtggaatttggtaaggaaaaatttatatagtgtgctgaaatttactgtcacttgttactatggaaagtaatcctttgagtggcttgttcggggtatcttcaccccgaccagtagagcaaagagctgctcctcaacctactgaacctactgaaaatgtttactttaaaattccttcgggtatgatagagaaactgctagctaatccttttacaggagatggaacattgcatcccgatttgcacctaatctatgtggatgaagtttgtggattattt
This genomic window from Aegilops tauschii subsp. strangulata cultivar AL8/78 chromosome 4, Aet v6.0, whole genome shotgun sequence contains:
- the LOC109772782 gene encoding bisdemethoxycurcumin synthase-like — encoded protein: MAMGSCGIRGGAAARRHAAMLGIGTANPTGVLVPQDVFAENLFRVTNSDHLPELKEKLKRICEKSGIEKRHFHLTEETVAAHPELLDRELPSLDTRVDMTADAVPKLAQCAAAKAIAEWGRPAADITHLVFSTYSACQAPSADLRLAALLGLRPTVSRTMLSLHGCYGGGRALSLAKELAENNRGARVLVACSEMTLVCFGAPDGGNIVGHALFGDGAGAVVVGAGPFLDGERRPIFEMVSATQTTIPRTEHALGMRVSGGGIDFHLAIQVPTLVGQNVEQCLVDAFRGAIVDDDDHDGGAAPPPPSPCSGNGNGRWNDLFWAVHPGGRPILDKIDKVLMLEAEKLAASRHVLREYGNLSGATIVFVLDELRRGRSPLPEWGALLAFGPGITIEAMVLRCPR